Proteins from one Salinispora arenicola genomic window:
- a CDS encoding TusE/DsrC/DsvC family sulfur relay protein, giving the protein MPVTTIAGRDIHVDDEGFLTAYDEWDADLAKQLAAQIGIDLTDAHFKVLAFLRADYASQGETATLRRVSTLGGIPTKELFTLFPKKPAKKMAYIAGLPKPHGCV; this is encoded by the coding sequence ATGCCCGTCACCACCATCGCCGGCCGCGACATCCACGTCGACGACGAAGGCTTCCTGACCGCCTACGACGAATGGGACGCCGACCTGGCCAAGCAACTGGCCGCCCAGATCGGCATCGACCTGACCGACGCGCACTTCAAGGTGCTCGCCTTCCTGCGCGCCGACTACGCCAGCCAGGGCGAGACCGCTACCCTGCGACGCGTCTCCACGCTGGGCGGCATCCCGACCAAGGAACTCTTCACGCTGTTCCCCAAGAAGCCGGCCAAGAAGATGGCCTACATCGCCGGCTTGCCCAAGCCACACGGCTGCGTCTGA
- a CDS encoding MFS transporter has protein sequence MTAPDPVRTSLGRLVAALLVSQTGFYVGVLVPLQLLLTLRLTSIAGDDAASAFGIVTGFGALVALVFNPVAGRISDLTTLRFGRRRTWILTGALAGAVALLALGSTTSVWQVVLLWCAVQALFNFQYAASNALVADQVPAGRRGGVSGLIGMTIAVGPLGGLALVNGFEAGSALQWLAIAAVAALGGVLAVLLLRDTPAKRDNPTDGRGILLRAFWISPRRHPAFGWAWLVRFLITCAYASSTYHAFYLLQRFDVAEAEVGSTVLQLSLITVVMLVGSSVVAGYLSDAIRRQKPFIVFAGVVAAAALVMLAFAPSLPVVYLATGMLGVGTGAFFAIDLAMCVRVLPSDVDAGRDLAIINIANSLPQSVVPFVAPLLLAIGSYTALFGFLAILGLLGAAAVLRVPEVGQEHDESGRTAPITRHDAVGKAAHLGRIPA, from the coding sequence ATGACAGCGCCCGATCCTGTCCGTACCTCGCTCGGCCGCCTCGTTGCTGCCCTCCTCGTCTCCCAGACAGGGTTCTACGTTGGTGTCCTCGTACCGCTCCAGTTGCTGCTGACCCTCCGCCTCACCTCGATCGCCGGTGACGACGCCGCCAGTGCATTCGGCATCGTCACCGGCTTTGGAGCGTTGGTCGCGCTCGTCTTCAACCCGGTCGCCGGCCGGATCAGCGACCTCACCACCTTGCGCTTCGGCCGGCGCCGTACCTGGATCCTCACCGGCGCGCTGGCCGGCGCTGTCGCGCTCTTGGCTCTCGGCTCCACGACCAGCGTCTGGCAGGTGGTCCTGCTCTGGTGCGCCGTCCAGGCGCTTTTCAACTTCCAATACGCGGCCAGCAACGCGCTTGTCGCGGACCAGGTCCCCGCCGGTCGCCGAGGGGGCGTCTCCGGGTTGATCGGCATGACCATCGCGGTCGGACCGCTGGGTGGCCTTGCCCTCGTGAATGGGTTCGAGGCCGGATCCGCCCTACAGTGGCTGGCCATCGCCGCGGTGGCGGCGCTCGGCGGCGTGTTGGCGGTTCTGCTGCTCCGCGACACCCCGGCGAAGCGCGACAACCCCACGGACGGCCGAGGCATTCTGTTGCGCGCGTTCTGGATAAGCCCGCGCCGGCACCCCGCGTTCGGCTGGGCCTGGCTGGTCCGTTTCCTCATCACCTGCGCGTACGCCAGCAGCACGTACCACGCCTTCTACCTGCTGCAACGATTCGATGTAGCAGAGGCTGAGGTCGGCAGTACAGTCCTGCAACTCTCGCTCATCACGGTCGTCATGCTCGTGGGCTCCAGTGTCGTCGCCGGGTACCTTTCCGACGCGATCCGTCGGCAGAAGCCGTTCATCGTCTTCGCCGGGGTCGTCGCCGCGGCGGCTCTGGTCATGCTCGCGTTCGCTCCGTCGCTCCCGGTGGTCTATCTCGCCACCGGCATGCTTGGGGTCGGCACCGGTGCGTTCTTCGCGATCGACCTGGCCATGTGCGTTCGCGTGCTGCCCAGCGACGTCGATGCGGGCCGAGACCTGGCGATCATCAACATCGCGAACTCGCTGCCCCAGTCCGTCGTTCCGTTCGTTGCACCGCTTCTGCTCGCAATCGGCAGCTACACCGCGCTCTTCGGGTTCCTAGCGATCCTCGGGCTTCTCGGTGCCGCCGCAGTGTTACGCGTACCGGAGGTGGGCCAGGAACACGACGAGTCCGGCCGAACCGCACCCATCACCCGCCACGACGCCGTCGGGAAGGCGGCACACCTCGGAAGGATCCCCGCATGA
- the sqr gene encoding type III sulfide quinone reductase, selenoprotein subtype, whose amino-acid sequence MRRLLVLGAGTAGTMVVNKLRHRLARADWQITVVEPNDTHYYQPGYLFLPFGMYSPEQVVKPTRPLISDGVELICGEVDQVNTSDNRVLLSDGRSLPYDYLVIATGVTPRPDQTPGMLDGGQWRERIFDFYTYDGALALAKALDSFDEGRLVVHITDMPIKCPVAPLEFAFLADAYFRQRGMRDRVELVYATPLPGAFTKPVASARLGSMLDDRKITVEPDFLVERVDDTTLISYDEREVGFDLLVTVPLNMGADYVARSGLGNELNLVPVDRHTMLAKGYDNVFALGDASDIPTSKAGSVAHFSVEVFVDNFVEHTAGRPMTGSFDGHANCFVESGDGRALLIDFNYDTEPLPGSYPVPFAGPFRLLDEAAVNHWGKLAFRWMYWNMLLPGRPIPLPAHMSMAGKHVPRTGK is encoded by the coding sequence ATGCGACGGTTGCTCGTGCTGGGCGCTGGCACGGCGGGCACAATGGTGGTCAACAAGCTGCGGCACCGGCTGGCCCGCGCGGACTGGCAGATCACCGTGGTGGAGCCCAACGACACGCACTACTACCAGCCGGGCTACCTGTTCCTGCCGTTCGGCATGTACAGCCCGGAGCAGGTGGTCAAGCCGACCCGGCCGCTGATCTCCGACGGCGTGGAGCTGATCTGCGGCGAGGTCGACCAGGTGAATACGTCGGACAACCGGGTCCTGCTGTCCGACGGTCGGTCCCTGCCCTACGACTATCTGGTGATCGCCACCGGTGTCACACCGCGGCCAGACCAGACCCCGGGCATGCTCGACGGCGGGCAGTGGCGTGAGCGGATCTTCGACTTCTACACCTACGACGGCGCGCTGGCCCTCGCGAAAGCCCTCGACTCGTTCGACGAGGGCCGGCTGGTCGTGCACATCACCGACATGCCGATCAAATGCCCGGTCGCGCCACTGGAGTTCGCCTTCCTCGCCGACGCGTACTTCCGGCAGCGTGGCATGCGGGACCGGGTCGAACTGGTCTACGCCACCCCGCTGCCCGGGGCGTTTACCAAACCGGTCGCGTCCGCCCGGCTCGGCTCGATGCTCGACGACCGGAAAATCACCGTCGAGCCGGACTTCCTGGTCGAACGCGTTGACGACACCACCCTTATCTCGTACGACGAGCGGGAAGTCGGTTTCGACCTGTTGGTCACTGTGCCCTTGAACATGGGTGCCGACTACGTGGCCCGCTCCGGGTTGGGCAACGAGCTGAACCTGGTCCCGGTCGACCGGCACACCATGCTCGCCAAGGGATACGACAACGTTTTCGCCCTCGGCGACGCCAGCGACATCCCGACCTCCAAGGCCGGGTCGGTGGCGCACTTCTCCGTCGAGGTGTTCGTGGACAACTTCGTCGAACACACCGCTGGCAGGCCGATGACCGGCAGCTTCGACGGGCACGCCAACTGCTTCGTCGAATCCGGCGACGGCAGGGCGCTGCTCATCGACTTCAACTACGACACCGAGCCCCTGCCGGGCAGCTACCCGGTGCCGTTCGCCGGCCCGTTCCGCCTGCTCGACGAGGCCGCCGTTAACCACTGGGGCAAGCTTGCGTTCCGCTGGATGTACTGGAACATGCTGTTGCCCGGGCGGCCAATTCCGTTGCCGGCGCACATGTCGATGGCCGGCAAACACGTCCCCAGAACCGGAAAGTGA
- a CDS encoding DsrE/DsrF/DrsH-like family protein: MTTQAAPAIVPNFDDDRSTDRKLAIICSKGNLDMAYPGLILANAALGEGVETHLFFTFWGFDMITRSRMGDLKFTMLGNTATHLPQGIGGLPGMTAMATHQMKKQIAEVGVPEVPEFLEQIVASGGHLWACRMSADMMHLAKDDLYEGVEDIINAADFIEKTDGAQLLFI, translated from the coding sequence ATGACAACTCAGGCCGCACCGGCGATCGTCCCGAACTTCGACGACGACCGGAGCACCGACCGCAAACTCGCCATCATCTGCTCCAAGGGCAACCTCGACATGGCCTACCCCGGCCTCATCCTCGCCAACGCCGCCCTCGGCGAAGGCGTCGAGACCCACCTGTTCTTCACCTTCTGGGGCTTCGACATGATCACCAGGTCGAGGATGGGCGACCTGAAGTTCACGATGCTGGGCAACACCGCCACCCACCTGCCGCAAGGCATCGGCGGCCTGCCCGGGATGACCGCGATGGCCACCCACCAGATGAAGAAGCAGATCGCCGAGGTCGGCGTCCCCGAGGTGCCCGAGTTCCTGGAGCAGATCGTCGCCTCCGGCGGGCACCTGTGGGCCTGCCGGATGTCCGCCGACATGATGCACCTGGCCAAGGACGACCTGTACGAGGGCGTCGAGGACATCATCAACGCCGCCGACTTCATCGAGAAGACCGACGGCGCCCAACTGCTGTTCATCTAG
- a CDS encoding OsmC family protein, with product MASGKVRVEHVDGDVYEIHVRGHHLTVDQPVDAGGTDKAPTPTELFAASLATCVSFYAGRYLDRHGDDRTGLRVHADFDMATDRPARVAAIRVTIDPPVGFPTERIPALTAVAGHCTLHNTLMNPPDVTITVE from the coding sequence ATGGCCAGCGGAAAAGTGCGCGTCGAACACGTCGACGGCGACGTCTACGAGATCCACGTACGTGGACACCACCTTACCGTCGACCAGCCCGTCGACGCCGGCGGCACCGACAAGGCGCCCACCCCGACCGAGCTGTTCGCTGCCTCACTCGCCACGTGCGTCTCCTTCTACGCCGGCCGGTACCTCGACCGGCACGGTGACGACCGCACGGGGCTGCGCGTGCACGCCGACTTCGACATGGCCACCGACCGGCCCGCCCGGGTCGCCGCGATCCGGGTCACCATCGACCCACCCGTGGGCTTCCCCACCGAACGCATCCCCGCGCTGACCGCGGTCGCCGGGCACTGCACGCTCCACAACACGCTGATGAACCCGCCCGACGTGACCATCACCGTCGAGTAG
- a CDS encoding fructosamine kinase family protein yields the protein MSESPERPDTPAGRGTSVLDGATGWEPLSGGAAHDVQRVRLADGRPAVVKRTPTPPHSPPGMFALEAAGRRALSELGGVNTPEVYEVAEHHLVLAALAPRPDTDRYWEETGRTVARLHSVQGSTFGWSADGWLGLLPQRNKQTGDGHEFFATHRLLRYATEPKVQQALDSTDLTRLERICQRLPELIPPAPAVLTHGDLWRNNLIATDQGIPVLIDPAVHWNWAEADISMIYSIDRPPEPFFAAYEEAACLQPGWRDRTDLLNLREQLSFLAHFGTDAPDWIRDTKAVLRKYG from the coding sequence ATGTCTGAGTCGCCGGAGCGTCCCGACACGCCTGCCGGGAGGGGCACGTCGGTGCTGGATGGCGCCACCGGTTGGGAACCCCTCTCGGGCGGGGCCGCCCACGACGTGCAGCGGGTCCGGCTGGCCGACGGCAGGCCTGCCGTGGTCAAGCGGACCCCGACGCCCCCACACAGCCCGCCCGGCATGTTCGCCCTGGAAGCCGCAGGGCGACGCGCCCTGAGTGAACTCGGCGGTGTCAACACCCCCGAGGTGTACGAGGTGGCCGAGCACCACCTCGTCCTCGCCGCCCTGGCCCCCCGTCCCGACACCGACCGGTACTGGGAAGAAACCGGCCGTACTGTCGCCCGCCTGCACTCGGTCCAGGGCAGCACCTTCGGCTGGTCAGCGGACGGCTGGCTCGGTCTGCTGCCCCAGCGCAACAAGCAGACCGGCGACGGCCACGAGTTCTTCGCCACCCACCGGTTGCTGCGCTACGCGACCGAGCCGAAGGTCCAACAGGCCCTGGACTCCACGGACCTGACCCGTCTGGAGCGCATCTGCCAACGGCTACCCGAACTGATCCCGCCCGCTCCCGCGGTACTCACTCACGGAGACCTCTGGCGCAACAACCTCATCGCCACCGACCAGGGCATTCCCGTCCTCATCGACCCCGCGGTCCACTGGAACTGGGCCGAAGCCGACATCAGTATGATCTACAGCATCGACCGCCCGCCCGAGCCCTTCTTCGCCGCCTACGAAGAAGCTGCCTGCCTCCAGCCCGGCTGGCGCGACCGCACGGACCTGCTCAACCTCCGCGAACAGCTCAGCTTCCTCGCTCACTTCGGCACCGACGCTCCGGACTGGATTCGCGACACCAAAGCGGTGCTGCGAAAGTACGGCTAA
- a CDS encoding Crp/Fnr family transcriptional regulator, which yields MAVSRGDGIRSMLRDVALFSELPESLLAAVAVDARERRLLRGEVLFRAGELCSAFYCVLSGQVKLTVAGGGGGEKVLEIVAPGETFAEALMFGHRPYPVTAVALSATRLLVVGSRTVHDLIAQDPDFARLMLVGMSVRLHRLVRQIASVSLSSAAERVADLLLSLAGPEAGESVVVELPAGKAVLASRLNLSPEHFSRTLRDLADTGLIRVEGRRVAVLDVARMRLVVEGGRLGPVP from the coding sequence ATGGCGGTGAGTCGTGGGGACGGGATCCGGTCGATGCTGCGGGATGTGGCGTTGTTCAGTGAGTTGCCGGAGAGTCTTTTGGCGGCGGTGGCCGTGGATGCTCGGGAGCGACGGCTGTTGCGGGGCGAGGTGTTGTTCCGGGCGGGTGAGCTGTGTTCGGCGTTTTACTGTGTTCTGTCCGGGCAGGTCAAGTTGACTGTGGCCGGTGGGGGTGGTGGGGAAAAGGTTCTGGAGATCGTCGCGCCTGGTGAGACGTTCGCGGAGGCACTGATGTTCGGGCATCGGCCGTACCCGGTGACAGCCGTGGCGTTGTCCGCGACACGTCTACTGGTGGTCGGATCCCGCACCGTCCATGATCTGATCGCGCAGGATCCGGACTTCGCCCGGCTGATGCTGGTGGGTATGTCGGTGCGGTTACACAGGCTGGTCCGGCAGATCGCGTCGGTGTCGTTGAGCAGTGCCGCTGAGCGGGTGGCTGACCTGTTGTTGTCGCTGGCTGGTCCGGAGGCGGGTGAGTCGGTGGTGGTGGAGCTGCCGGCGGGTAAGGCGGTGCTGGCGTCGCGGCTGAATCTGTCGCCGGAGCATTTCTCCCGGACGTTGCGGGATCTTGCCGATACGGGCTTGATCCGGGTCGAGGGGCGTCGGGTGGCCGTGCTCGACGTAGCCCGGATGCGCCTGGTCGTCGAGGGTGGCCGACTGGGTCCGGTTCCTTGA
- a CDS encoding glycoside hydrolase family 2 protein yields MSDRQPLTTFVLAEAPTGSVPADVREADWIPAVVPGGVHESLLAAGRIEHPYYDRNEESVRWIEERDWWFRCEFDGLGAPAAEERVRLVFHGLDSVADVWLNGEHLGHHENMFRPAEFDVTARLTEQNVLLLRFCPPLAGLTPPASALAMNERLAKVFAALSEGAASTAEGGMSAVLPLTTLRRKATFSWGWDFGPRLPSVGVWRPVELVRETHAAITEHHIRTDALDGTTALVTALVGVDVLAGDLTRLTARVTLTAPSGAEHTVSLPVTSGENSSTLRVPDAELWWTHDLGAPALHDVVIELVDGDGTVLDRRTDRVGLRTVGLDRSPDPEGGRYFRFLLNGIPIFARGAAWLPADMLVGSVGEARYRELIGLARDANMTMLRIWGGGIYEHDAFYAATDELGILVWQDFMFACIDYPSEDPVLRREVALEAEYQVRRLRNRASVALWSGNNEVQLIHGFAYQDYEPGNWGWDFFHRLLPETVERVDGTVPYWPGSPWGEDKVEGWMAVNGVRDGDRHAWEVWHGFDVGAGGGPYDDPGQSRHYRRYANDLGKFISEFGIHASPELATLKRWIPAESLSIHSPSFDAHNKDHPKDKGDPVLEIVTGLPQTMTQYVDFTMAAQAEGLKFGVEHYRRRQPHCSGTLVWQFNDVWPGFSWSVVDHDAVPKSSWYALRRAYAPVLASFAETAAGLELWVSNSTAAVVRTTAVVELTDADGATTRTFEIAVSVEPGESRCVWTRSERLRTGEWAWVSSADKAFGPNRVFGGEVRDLHLGVESPKWTVERTGDTSATVTLRATSLTYQVRVTAGVPGVRYSDNYLDLRPGDEAVIVLERLPADFDPATVTVQTYGSS; encoded by the coding sequence ATGAGTGACAGGCAGCCTCTCACCACCTTCGTCCTCGCCGAGGCGCCCACCGGGAGCGTCCCGGCCGACGTCCGCGAGGCTGATTGGATTCCCGCCGTCGTGCCGGGCGGCGTGCACGAGTCACTGCTCGCCGCAGGGCGGATCGAGCACCCGTACTACGACCGGAACGAGGAGTCGGTCCGCTGGATCGAAGAGCGCGACTGGTGGTTTCGGTGCGAGTTCGACGGTCTCGGTGCCCCGGCTGCGGAAGAGCGCGTCCGACTGGTGTTCCACGGCCTGGACTCGGTCGCCGACGTGTGGCTCAACGGCGAGCATCTCGGCCACCATGAGAACATGTTCCGCCCGGCCGAGTTCGACGTGACCGCCCGGTTGACCGAGCAGAACGTGCTGCTCCTGCGGTTTTGCCCCCCGCTGGCAGGGCTGACGCCGCCGGCCTCTGCCCTCGCGATGAACGAGCGGCTCGCCAAGGTCTTCGCCGCCCTTTCCGAGGGTGCCGCCTCGACCGCCGAGGGTGGGATGTCCGCTGTGCTCCCGCTGACCACCCTCCGTCGCAAGGCCACCTTCTCCTGGGGCTGGGACTTTGGGCCGCGTCTACCCTCCGTCGGTGTCTGGCGTCCCGTCGAACTGGTTCGCGAGACACACGCCGCGATCACCGAACACCACATCCGGACCGACGCTCTCGACGGGACGACTGCCCTGGTCACCGCCCTGGTCGGCGTCGATGTGCTTGCCGGAGACCTGACCCGGCTGACGGCGAGGGTCACGCTGACCGCTCCCTCCGGCGCCGAACATACGGTCAGCCTGCCGGTTACCAGCGGCGAGAACAGCTCCACCCTGCGTGTACCGGACGCCGAGCTGTGGTGGACCCATGACCTCGGCGCACCGGCCCTGCACGACGTGGTGATCGAACTCGTGGATGGTGACGGCACAGTCCTCGATCGGCGCACCGACAGGGTCGGGTTGCGTACGGTCGGCCTCGACCGGTCTCCCGACCCCGAAGGCGGCCGCTACTTCCGCTTCCTGCTCAACGGCATTCCGATCTTCGCCCGCGGCGCTGCCTGGCTACCCGCCGACATGCTGGTCGGCTCGGTCGGCGAAGCCCGCTACCGCGAGCTCATCGGGCTCGCCCGGGACGCCAACATGACCATGCTGCGGATCTGGGGCGGCGGCATCTACGAGCACGACGCGTTCTACGCCGCTACCGATGAACTCGGTATCCTGGTCTGGCAGGACTTCATGTTTGCCTGCATCGACTACCCGAGCGAGGATCCGGTGCTGCGGCGCGAGGTTGCCCTCGAGGCGGAGTACCAGGTGCGGCGGCTGCGCAACCGGGCCAGCGTCGCGCTCTGGAGCGGCAACAATGAGGTTCAGCTGATCCACGGCTTCGCCTACCAGGACTACGAGCCGGGCAACTGGGGCTGGGACTTCTTCCACCGCCTCCTGCCAGAGACCGTCGAACGAGTCGACGGCACCGTGCCGTACTGGCCGGGCAGCCCGTGGGGTGAAGACAAGGTCGAGGGCTGGATGGCGGTCAACGGCGTCCGGGACGGTGACCGGCACGCCTGGGAGGTCTGGCACGGCTTCGACGTCGGCGCCGGGGGCGGACCATACGACGACCCCGGCCAGTCCCGGCACTACCGTCGGTACGCCAACGACCTCGGCAAATTCATCAGCGAGTTCGGCATCCACGCATCCCCCGAACTCGCCACCCTCAAACGGTGGATCCCGGCCGAGTCGTTGTCGATCCACAGCCCATCTTTTGACGCGCACAACAAGGACCATCCAAAGGACAAGGGCGACCCGGTCCTGGAGATCGTCACCGGCCTCCCGCAGACCATGACCCAGTACGTCGACTTCACCATGGCCGCCCAAGCCGAGGGTCTGAAGTTCGGCGTCGAGCACTACCGCCGCCGTCAACCACACTGCAGCGGCACCCTGGTCTGGCAGTTCAACGACGTCTGGCCCGGGTTCAGCTGGTCGGTCGTGGACCACGACGCCGTACCGAAGTCAAGCTGGTACGCGCTGCGACGGGCGTACGCGCCGGTCCTTGCGTCGTTCGCGGAGACCGCCGCTGGTCTCGAACTGTGGGTCAGCAACAGCACTGCGGCCGTGGTCCGGACCACCGCCGTCGTCGAACTGACCGACGCCGACGGTGCGACGACCAGGACATTCGAGATCGCCGTTTCCGTGGAACCCGGCGAGTCTCGGTGCGTCTGGACCCGGTCCGAGCGGCTGCGAACAGGCGAATGGGCCTGGGTGAGCAGCGCTGACAAGGCGTTCGGCCCCAACCGTGTCTTTGGTGGCGAGGTCCGCGACCTCCACCTGGGCGTCGAATCGCCGAAATGGACCGTCGAGCGGACTGGTGATACCAGCGCCACCGTGACCCTCCGGGCGACGTCTCTCACCTACCAGGTCCGAGTGACGGCCGGCGTCCCTGGAGTCCGCTACAGCGACAACTACCTCGACCTGCGCCCGGGCGATGAGGCGGTGATCGTCTTGGAACGGCTACCCGCGGACTTTGACCCGGCAACCGTCACCGTGCAAACGTACGGGTCGAGCTGA
- the hcp gene encoding hydroxylamine reductase, with protein sequence MFCFQCEQTDRSGATPGCAATRGICGKDESTADLQDLLVYALKGISQYAVRARALGAPDDDAATFVLYGMFTTLTNVNFTATRFVTLLAEAATVRDRVRAGYLAACAAAGQEPEPLDGPAAWVPAEGTDGLLAQAAEHGVTVGLPLVGPDVVAARALNLYGLKGICAYAYHAAVLGSTSAEVFAGVEQALDYLAGDPSDIDDLLGYALRLGTLNLAVLELLERANTGTFGQPVPRPVRTTPRAGKALLVSGHDLRDLGDILEATAGTGINVYTHGELLPAHAYPELAAHPHLAGNYGGAWQDQQQDFAAFPGAIVMTSNCMIEPLLSYRQRIFTTGPTGWPGVRHLKHHDWAPAIRAAQALPGFAEDSPEDRTVTVGFGRTAVLGAAGAVVDAVKAGAIRHFFLIGGCDGALPGRNYYAKFAEETPPDSVILTLGCAKYRFNNHDFGSLPGLPSLPRLLDVGQCNDAFAAVRIAQALAEAFDCGVNDLPLSLVISWFEQKAVAVLLSLLSLGITGIRLGPTLPAFLTPGLLEVLVAKFGIAPIGDPAADLESALAGAGA encoded by the coding sequence GTGTTCTGTTTTCAGTGCGAGCAGACCGACCGTTCCGGCGCCACGCCGGGCTGCGCCGCCACGCGAGGCATCTGCGGCAAGGACGAGTCCACCGCGGACCTTCAGGACCTCCTGGTGTACGCGCTCAAGGGAATCTCCCAGTACGCCGTCCGGGCGCGGGCCCTCGGCGCCCCGGACGATGACGCGGCGACGTTCGTGTTGTACGGGATGTTCACCACGCTGACCAATGTCAACTTCACCGCTACCCGATTCGTGACCCTGTTGGCCGAGGCCGCGACCGTGCGGGACCGGGTCCGCGCCGGCTATCTCGCGGCCTGCGCGGCAGCGGGGCAGGAGCCGGAGCCACTGGACGGCCCGGCCGCATGGGTGCCGGCCGAGGGTACCGACGGACTACTCGCGCAGGCCGCCGAGCACGGCGTAACGGTCGGGTTGCCGCTGGTCGGGCCGGACGTGGTGGCCGCACGGGCGCTGAATCTGTACGGGCTCAAGGGAATCTGCGCGTACGCCTACCACGCTGCGGTCCTCGGTTCGACCAGTGCCGAGGTCTTCGCCGGAGTGGAGCAGGCCCTCGACTATCTGGCCGGCGACCCGAGCGACATCGACGACCTGCTTGGCTACGCGCTGCGCCTGGGCACGCTGAACCTGGCCGTACTGGAACTGCTGGAGCGGGCCAACACGGGCACGTTCGGCCAGCCGGTCCCGCGCCCGGTGCGGACGACCCCCCGGGCTGGCAAGGCGCTGCTGGTCAGTGGCCACGACCTGCGCGACCTCGGCGATATCCTGGAAGCCACCGCGGGCACCGGGATCAACGTCTACACCCACGGCGAACTGCTGCCCGCGCACGCCTACCCGGAGTTGGCCGCCCACCCGCATCTGGCCGGTAACTACGGCGGTGCGTGGCAGGACCAGCAGCAGGACTTCGCGGCGTTCCCCGGTGCCATCGTGATGACCAGCAACTGCATGATCGAACCACTGCTCAGCTACCGGCAGCGGATCTTCACGACCGGGCCGACCGGCTGGCCGGGCGTGCGCCACCTCAAGCACCACGACTGGGCGCCGGCGATCCGGGCCGCGCAGGCACTGCCCGGCTTCGCCGAGGACAGCCCCGAGGACCGCACGGTCACGGTCGGGTTCGGCCGCACCGCGGTACTGGGCGCCGCCGGCGCGGTGGTGGACGCGGTGAAGGCCGGCGCGATCCGGCACTTCTTCCTGATCGGCGGCTGCGACGGGGCGTTGCCGGGACGCAACTACTACGCCAAGTTCGCCGAGGAGACTCCGCCCGACTCGGTCATCCTCACTCTCGGCTGCGCCAAGTACCGGTTCAACAACCACGACTTCGGAAGCCTCCCCGGCCTGCCGTCGCTGCCCCGGCTCCTCGACGTCGGCCAGTGCAACGACGCGTTCGCCGCGGTCCGCATCGCCCAGGCGCTGGCCGAGGCGTTCGACTGCGGCGTGAACGACCTGCCGCTGAGCCTGGTGATCTCCTGGTTCGAGCAGAAGGCGGTGGCGGTCCTGCTCAGCCTGCTGTCGCTGGGGATCACCGGGATTCGGCTCGGTCCCACCCTGCCCGCCTTCCTCACTCCCGGGCTGCTGGAGGTGCTGGTGGCCAAGTTCGGCATCGCCCCGATCGGCGACCCGGCCGCCGATCTCGAATCCGCCCTGGCCGGAGCCGGCGCATGA
- a CDS encoding ArsR/SmtB family transcription factor: MKRADAERLAGVLKALADPARLRLLSLIQSAPEREASVSDLTTPLGLSQPTVSHHLRILTEAGLLERDKRGVWAYYRLMPSTIAVIADLLTPPRKRATRRTR, encoded by the coding sequence ATGAAACGCGCCGATGCCGAACGGCTCGCAGGAGTGCTGAAGGCGCTCGCGGACCCTGCCCGGCTACGGCTGCTCAGCCTTATCCAGTCGGCTCCGGAGAGAGAGGCGTCCGTATCGGACCTCACCACACCCCTTGGGCTCTCCCAACCGACCGTGAGTCATCACCTCCGAATCCTGACCGAGGCCGGACTGCTTGAGCGCGACAAGCGCGGTGTCTGGGCGTACTACCGCCTCATGCCGTCCACGATCGCCGTGATCGCAGACCTGTTGACGCCACCACGCAAACGAGCAACAAGGAGAACCCGCTGA
- a CDS encoding TetR/AcrR family transcriptional regulator: protein MGLREQNARRTRSTIAEVALVLFEERGYEATTMEQIAGAADVGTSTLYRYFPTKDSLLLEHPVLDVRPIADLLAGRPVDEPVDVALGQALAAHLAALDAGIEKIARIRLQIDRNPAVRARTWDVWGRQRTLLEQVLADRLDTAPEALETQVVAHIIQMIIQMAMDQTRAVISPESPVVYAERVVDLLSSGAVPLPRMPAKPPGRDWTMVRRAARDGESNV, encoded by the coding sequence GTGGGACTCCGAGAACAAAACGCACGCCGCACCAGGTCCACGATCGCCGAGGTAGCCCTCGTACTCTTCGAGGAGCGGGGCTACGAGGCGACGACGATGGAGCAGATCGCCGGAGCCGCCGACGTCGGCACGTCGACGCTCTACCGGTACTTCCCGACGAAGGACAGCCTCCTGCTGGAACATCCGGTCCTCGACGTGCGGCCGATAGCGGATCTTCTGGCGGGCCGGCCGGTTGATGAGCCGGTCGACGTCGCCCTTGGTCAGGCGCTGGCCGCACACCTCGCCGCGCTGGACGCGGGCATCGAGAAGATCGCACGAATACGGTTGCAGATCGACCGGAACCCGGCTGTCCGTGCCCGAACGTGGGATGTCTGGGGCCGCCAGCGGACCCTTCTGGAGCAGGTGCTCGCTGACCGCCTCGACACGGCGCCGGAGGCGCTGGAGACCCAGGTCGTCGCACACATCATTCAGATGATCATCCAGATGGCGATGGACCAGACCCGCGCGGTGATCAGCCCAGAATCTCCAGTGGTCTACGCCGAACGGGTCGTGGATCTACTCTCCTCCGGCGCTGTCCCGCTACCGCGAATGCCGGCGAAGCCGCCCGGCCGCGACTGGACGATGGTACGAAGGGCTGCACGCGACGGTGAGAGCAACGTATGA